A stretch of the Thermincola ferriacetica genome encodes the following:
- a CDS encoding FHA domain-containing protein: protein MHNIFLYIIQGEPYNYATVIYLPGHRTLIGRSWNGHQPDISFNSLLISRKHAEIVLEKDRCYIKDLASKHGTHVNGRDIGQNQACPLSHGDKIDLARGEVKFIFNNLLEADAGETVELGEALLRQRHSGSGTDSLCIVPERREVFVNDQPVNLSGKDLDLLLLLYDNRGKAVNYDEIKRKIWPERQIDITNTPDVGNDEITALVYRLRKRLGNCGQYIVSIPRYGYMLESK from the coding sequence GTGCACAATATATTCCTTTATATTATTCAGGGAGAGCCTTATAATTACGCTACAGTCATATACCTGCCCGGTCACCGAACCCTAATTGGACGTTCCTGGAACGGGCATCAACCAGATATTTCTTTTAACAGTTTGTTAATATCAAGAAAACACGCCGAAATAGTCCTCGAAAAAGACCGTTGCTATATAAAAGATTTGGCCAGTAAGCACGGAACCCATGTAAATGGCCGCGATATCGGGCAAAACCAGGCCTGTCCCCTTAGCCACGGAGACAAGATTGACCTGGCCCGGGGGGAAGTGAAATTTATCTTTAACAACTTACTCGAAGCCGATGCCGGGGAAACTGTAGAACTTGGTGAAGCTCTTCTGCGGCAGCGCCATAGCGGCTCCGGTACTGATTCCCTCTGCATTGTTCCCGAGCGGAGAGAGGTTTTTGTAAATGACCAACCGGTAAACTTGTCCGGCAAAGACCTGGACCTGCTGCTACTGCTGTACGATAACCGCGGCAAAGCAGTAAATTATGATGAAATTAAGAGAAAAATCTGGCCCGAACGGCAAATAGACATTACCAACACCCCGGACGTGGGTAATGACGAAATTACTGCCCTTGTTTACCGTTTAAGAAAAAGACTTGGCAACTGCGGGCAGTATATCGTAAGCATTCCAAGATACGGCTACATGCTGGAGTCAAAATAA
- the rpsU gene encoding 30S ribosomal protein S21, whose amino-acid sequence MAEVRVGKNETLDSALRRFKRSCQKAGVLSEVRKREHYEKPSVRRKKKSEAARKRRFV is encoded by the coding sequence ATGGCGGAAGTTAGAGTAGGAAAAAACGAAACACTGGATAGCGCCCTCAGAAGGTTCAAGCGTTCCTGTCAAAAAGCTGGTGTTTTATCAGAAGTAAGAAAGCGCGAACATTACGAAAAGCCCAGCGTGAGGAGGAAGAAAAAGTCTGAGGCTGCACGCAAGCGCAGGTTTGTTTAG
- a CDS encoding GatB/YqeY domain-containing protein, whose translation MSLKDMLNEDMKAAMKDKENGKLRLSVIRMARSAIKNIEIDKKRELSEEEVIEVLAREVKQRRDAIAEYERANRDDIVNTLKEEIAILMKYLPEQLSADEIRKLAQEVIAEVNPSGPKDMGKVMGKLMPKVKGKADGKLVNEIVRELLS comes from the coding sequence ATGTCCCTTAAGGACATGTTAAACGAAGATATGAAGGCCGCCATGAAGGATAAGGAAAACGGGAAGCTTAGGCTAAGCGTTATCCGTATGGCCAGGTCGGCTATCAAGAATATCGAAATTGATAAAAAAAGGGAATTATCCGAAGAAGAAGTTATCGAAGTTTTGGCAAGGGAAGTTAAACAAAGACGGGATGCCATTGCGGAATACGAAAGAGCAAACCGCGATGATATAGTCAATACCCTAAAAGAAGAAATCGCCATTCTTATGAAATACCTCCCCGAGCAACTGTCTGCGGACGAAATTAGGAAATTAGCACAGGAAGTAATTGCTGAAGTTAATCCTTCAGGACCCAAAGATATGGGTAAAGTAATGGGTAAACTGATGCCGAAGGTAAAAGGAAAAGCAGACGGCAAGCTGGTAAACGAAATAGTAAGAGAATTGTTGAGCTGA